Proteins from one Primulina huaijiensis isolate GDHJ02 chromosome 18, ASM1229523v2, whole genome shotgun sequence genomic window:
- the LOC140964447 gene encoding protein NRT1/ PTR FAMILY 3.1-like — protein sequence MGIMKQRCRSVDNKRGGMITMPFIFANEIGEKLAVVGFTTNMISYLTSQLHLPITKAANTVTNFGGTAAMTPLLGAFTADAFAGRFWTITIASIIYQIGMTLLTISTIVPNLRPPPCKKGESCKEADSNQLAILYISLLLTAIGSGGIRPCVISFGADQFDENDPKQKKVTWKFFNWYYFFMGTSILVSNTVIVYVQDNVGWGWGLGIPSIAMAFSIITFVIGYPLYRNLDPAGSPFTRLVQVVVAAYRKRKVARVSDDSLLYENEEIDAGISLGGKLVHTQSMKFLDKGSIVTQEDDPKAPNPWKLSTVHRVEELKTVIRMTPIWAAGILLITAAAQQNTFALQQAKSMNRHLTKNFQIPAASMSVFTQLTMLLTIVFYDRIFVPVARRFTGLERGISYLTRMGIGFSASLLATFTAGFIEIRRKNAASANGLIDKPHEMIPISVFWLMPQYCLHGVAEAFSSIGHLEFFYDQAPESMRSTSMALFWLSISAGSYTSTLLVTIVHKYSAGKNGSNWLPDDNLNRGKLEYFYWLVAFLQFLNLIYYVFCTKIYTYKPIRARVIEETRLQEDMIELTSHV from the exons ATGGGAATCATGAAGCAGCGTTGCCGAAGCGTCGACAACAAACGAGGTGGCATGATCACCATGCCCTTCATCTTTG CAAATGAAATAGGTGAGAAATTGGCAGTGGTTGGATTTACTACAAACATGATTAGCTACTTGACAAGCCAATTACATTTGCCGATCACGAAGGCGGCGAATACGGTCACCAACTTTGGCGGAACCGCCGCCATGACGCCGCTGCTCGGGGCTTTCACAGCCGACGCATTCGCTGGAAGGTTTTGGACCATTACAATTGCTTCAATCATATACCAAATA GGGATGACTCTTTTGACAATATCTACAATCGTACCAAATTTAAGGCCTCCACCATGCAAAAAGGGGGAATCCTGCAAGGAGGCCGATTCCAACCAACTTGCCATCCTATACATCTCATTATTGCTAACCGCGATAGGCTCCGGTGGGATCCGGCCGTGCGTGATCTCGTTCGGCGCGGACCAATTCGACGAAAACGACCCGAAACAAAAGAAAGTGACATGGAAGTTCTTCAATTGGTACTATTTTTTCATGGGAACATCAATCTTGGTGTCAAACACAGTGATAGTTTATGTTCAAGATAATGTTGGATGGGGTTGGGGACTCGGTATTCCTAGTATTGCTATGGCGTTTTCGATCATAACGTTTGTAATCGGGTACCCTTTGTATCGGAACTTGGATCCGGCCGGCAGCCCGTTCACGCGGCTGGTGCAAGTGGTGGTCGCGGCGTACCGGAAGAGGAAGGTGGCCAGGGTTTCTGATGATAGCTTGCTGTATGAAAATGAGGAGATTGATGCTGGGATTTCTCTTGGTGGGAAACTTGTTCATACTCAAAGCATGAA ATTCTTGGACAAGGGCAGCATCGTAACACAAGAAGACGACCCCAAAGCCCCCAACCCCTGGAAACTCAGCACTGTCCATCGAGTCGAAGAACTCAAAACCGTAATCCGAATGACACCTATTTGGGCCGCCGGAATCCTCCTCATCACCGCCGCCGCCCAGCAGAACACGTTCGCCCTCCAACAGGCCAAATCCATGAACCGCCACCTCACCAAAAACTTCCAAATCCCGGCCGCTTCTATGTCCGTCTTCACTCAGTTAACCATGCTCCTAACCATAGTATTCTATGATCGAATCTTCGTCCCCGTAGCCCGCAGGTTCACTGGCCTGGAACGCGGCATCTCTTATCTAACCCGCATGGGAATAGGCTTCAGTGCCTCGCTACTCGCGACGTTCACCGCCGGATTCATCGAAATCCGTCGCAAAAACGCCGCCTCGGCGAATGGGTTGATCGACAAGCCTCATGAGATGATTCCGATATCGGTTTTCTGGCTGATGCCACAGTACTGTCTGCATGGAGTAGCGGAGGCTTTTAGTTCAATCGGGCACCTCGAGTTCTTCTACGACCAGGCGCCGGAGAGCATGCGGAGCACTTCCATGGCTCTGTTCTGGCTTTCGATATCGGCGGGGAGTTATACGAGTACCCTTTTGGTTACTATTGTACACAAGTACAGTGCGGGGAAGAATGGGTCGAATTGGTTGCCGGATGACAATTTGAATAGAGGGAAACTCGAGTATTTCTACTGGTTAGTGGCGTTTCTGCAGTTCTTGAACTTGATTTATTACGTTTTTTGCACTAAAATTTATACGTACAAGCCAATTCGGGCTCgtgtaatagaagaaactcggCTGCAAGAAGATATGATAGAGCTAACAAGCCATGTTTAA
- the LOC140963921 gene encoding uncharacterized protein — protein sequence MDGFSCYNQIKIAEANTHKTTFRCSGAVGTFEWLVKPFGLKNTGATYQRTMNSMFHDMIGHHIEVYIDDIVVKSKQADDHIERLRKSFQIMRQHELKLNPLKCAFGVKAGNFLGFLTHPLLRIGKWSLALTEFTLTYYPQKSVKGQAIADFLADYPSLDEFIGEQVGFPVCGVGVQPWGLKFDGSSTETAAEAGIVITSPRGVKTALSFNLGFSCTNNQAEYEVLVIGLEILKDLGAKELLISWDSQLVLKQLSGEFKCTSLSLASYYTAASQLLDDFEEVSLVHVSRPENWEADELPQVASGLKMSPELTHRLVLIQKRNHPSIQQRGIQVDTLNLDINLAGDWRDDIKQVLELIGRDIPHGLKMRSLNYVLVEGDLYRKGLDGLLLRCIGFTEALEIMKKVHEGVCGAHQYGVKMRWLIRRYGYYWPSILKDGIKYAKGCQPCQKHGNIRRIPTDELHSVVKLWPFKGWAMDSSII from the exons ATGGATGGATTCTCATGTTACAATCAGATCAAAATAGCAGAGGCTAACACTCACAAAACAACATTTAGATGCTCAGGAGCTGTTGGTACGTTTGAGTGGCTTGTCAAGCCATTCGGGCTAAAAAACACAGGAGCCACGTATCAAAGGACTATGAACTCAATGTTTCATGATATGATAGGGCACCACATTGAAGTGTATATAGACGATATCGTCGTGAAGTCTAAACAAGCTGATGATCACATCGAACGTTTGAGGAAGAGCTTCCAAATAATGAGGCAACATGAGTTGAAGTTAAATCCATTGAAATGTGCCTTTGGCGTGAAAGCAGGAAATTTTTTGGGATTTCTG ACCCATCCTCTCTTGCGGATTGGCAAATGGTCTTTAGCATTGACCGAGTTTACATTGACCTACTACCCCCAAAAATCAGTAAAAGGCCAAGCTATAGCCGATTTTTTAGCTGATTATCCTTCACTTGATGAGTTTATTGGAGAGCAGGTTGGATTTCCAGTTTGTGGAGTGGGAGTTCAACCCTGGGGGTTGAAGTTCGATGGATCAAGTACAGAAACAGCAGCCGAAGCTGGTATTGTGATCACCTCCCCAAGAGGTGTGAAAACCGCTCTATCCTTTAATTTGGGTTTTTCGTGCACCAACAATCAGGCGGAATATGAAGTACTGGTCATTGGATTGGAAATTCTGAAAGATTTAGGGGCGAAGGAATTGTTAATATCATGGGATTCTCAGCTGGTACTCAAACAGCTATCAGGGGAGTTCAAATGCACAAGTTTGTCATTGGCTTCATACTATACAGCGGCATCACAACTTCTAGATGATTTCGAAGAAGTGTCGTTAGTACACGTCTCAAGACCAGAAAATTGGGAGGCAGACGAGTTGCCACAAGTTGCTTCGGGATTGAAGATGTCTCCAGAACTTACACACAGACTAGtgttgattcagaagagaaACCACCCTTCAATTCAGCAAAGAGGGATTCAGGTAGACACGCTCAACTTGGATATAAACTTAGCTGGTGACTGGAGGGATGACATAAAACAGGTGCTAGAATTAATCGGGAGAGATATTCCACATGGCTTAAAAATGAGATCTCTTAATTACGTCTTAGTGGAGGGAGATTTGTATAGGAAAGGTTTAGATGGTCTGCTACTCAGATGCATAGGTTTCACTGAGGCATTGGAGATCATGAAGAAAGTTCATGAGGGAGTGTGTGGAGCGCATCAATATGGAGTAAAGATGAGATGGTTGATAAGGAGGTATGGCTACTATTGGCCATCTATCCTGAAAGATGGCATCAAATATGCTAAGGGATGCCAGCCATGTCAGAAACACGGGAACATCCGAAGAATTCCGACGGATGAGCTCCATAGCGTTGTAAAACTATGGCCGTTCAAGGGTTGGGCCATGGACTCCAGCATCATCTAA